A genome region from Manihot esculenta cultivar AM560-2 chromosome 5, M.esculenta_v8, whole genome shotgun sequence includes the following:
- the LOC110615619 gene encoding classical arabinogalactan protein 26 codes for MASFWSFFATFMVFMAYFSSPAFTSRVHVQFSTISAAPAFLPEAPLSSPPSLSPDIEPVFPTTGAGVPSPAESSLPTIPSSPSPPNPDLIEPAAGPVFAMSPSGALPDSAATSLSSPGPLNLAVCFLGFLGFCFMQLSAL; via the coding sequence ATGGCTTCCTTTTGGTCATTCTTCGcaactttcatggttttcatggCCTATTTTTCTTCTCCAGCTTTTACATCTCGAGTACATGTACAGTTCTCAACTATATCAGCAGCACCCGCATTCTTGCCTGAAGCTCCCTTATCCTCCCCACCAAGTTTATCACCAGACATTGAGCCTGTGTTCCCCACAACTGGAGCTGGAGTGCCTTCTCCAGCAGAGTCATCACTCCCCACTATTCCTTCAAGCCCAAGTCCTCCGAATCCAGATCTTATTGAGCCAGCTGCAGGGCCTGTGTTTGCAATGTCACCATCTGGGGCTTTACCAGATTCTGCTGCTACTTCTCTAAGTTCACCAGGACCTCTAAATCTAGCTGTATGCTTTCTTGGCTTTCTGGGGTTTTGCTTCATGCAGCTTTCTGCTTTGTGA
- the LOC110615618 gene encoding protein NETWORKED 3A isoform X2, which produces MLKLIEEDADSFAQLAEMYYKKRPELISMVEDFYRTHRALAERYDQLKSDSGNRHLAMLGSQVSTKYQLQKFMNGMDQTYDNHSETYDSEDAAESEVEDPEPIEETELDEGMGEVEEPEHGMENSEVESSGAICNDEVMKLKEEIERLKEENKIQREQLLQKDEEKREVIRQLSLAMEVLKLENMQLRKCVARETPKKMSIFELERLKEVFSRKLFNGCSKSRGTILAL; this is translated from the coding sequence GCTTGCAGAGATGTATTACAAGAAGCGGCCAGAGCTTATTAGTATGGTTGAAGATTTTTACAGGACACATCGAGCATTAGCAGAGCGATATGATCAACTTAAGTCTGACTCTGGAAACCGTCATCTAGCAATGTTGGGGTCCCAAGTTTCAACCAAATATCAACTGCAGAAGTTCATGAATGGAATGGATCAAACCTATGACAACCATTCTGAAACTTATGACTCGGAGGACGCTGCTGAATCTGAAGTTGAAGATCCTGAACCGATAGAGGAAACTGAACTTGATGAAGGAATGGGGGAGGTTGAGGAACCTGAACATGGAATGGAAAATAGTGAAGTTGAAAGTTCAGGTGCAATCTGCAATGATGAAGTGATGAAATTGAAGGAAGAAATAGAAAGACTCAAGGAAGAGAACAAGATTCAGAGGGAACAGCTTTTGCAGAAAGATGAAGAGAAGAGAGAGGTTATAAGACAGCTCAGTTTGGCAATGGAAGTACTTAAGCTAGAAAATATGCAGCTCAGAAAGTGTGTAGCTAGAGAGACGCCCAAGAAAATGAGCATttttgagttagagaggttgaaggaagtaTTTTCAAGGAAGCTATTCAATGGGTGTTCAAAATCTCGTGGGACTATACTAGCTCTTTAG
- the LOC110614360 gene encoding auxin response factor 4 yields the protein MVKGNVICEVEGSSNDVLVETKNCIDDGLPPNNHHGDKDDLYTELWHSCAGPLAYVPRAGEKVVYFPQGHMEQVEAYMNQDGPMEMPIYNLPSKIICKVVYVQLKAEAATDEVFAQITLLPEVQQDGLTSKDEENSQPLPRKASALSFSKKLTSSDTSTHGGFSVLKRHAEECLPPMDMSQDPPEQKLFAKDLHGSEWCFRHVYRGQPKRHLLTTGWSTFVTSKKLVAGDEFIFLRGENGELRIGVRRALKLQNNVSTTVISAHSMQHGILATAFHAINTGTMFTVYYRPWTSPSEFIIPFDRYMKSAEIDFNVGTRFRMLFEGEECPEKRIERFEGTIISNEDVDHIRWPISEWRNFKVKWDPTSDGFERPERVSSWNIEPIEPVKRKRIYLQHPSKRSRAMDASLSVFPRMVKDGLFHGPVEHATHNHSEVFQGQEKWDTGVQKMGALKTPLSHLIPQNPSSNNKAVGLGNQLQFSVHVPFFPCPSGTVLFPGGNIERLGLPNCYCPVLSSYGDPENTTRSRNLSVPRANSYNSGLQDLGTSELKDANEVQNAPPNGGGRYMLFGVDLVKSPQELPSPQVATYSDHESLYSVPPMSQSSVSEPSKSISGVNSENQCKNCCSATNQYCTKVLKYGAAGRSVDLSRFDGYNDLICELDQMFEFKGSLIDGSSGWQVTYTDNEGDMMLIGDYPWQEFQCMVRRMFICTKEEIGKLNPNSPSEVSL from the exons ATGGTTAAGGGTAACGTTATTTGTGAAGTTGAGGGGTCGAGCAACGATGTTCTTGTTGAGACCAAAAACTGTATCGACGATGGCTTGCCTCCTAACAACCACCACG GTGATAAAGATGATTTATACACTGAACTGTGGCATTCATGTGCTGGTCCCCTTGCTTATGTACCTCGCGCTGGGGAGAAGGTTGTCTACTTCCCTCAAGGTCACATGGAACAG GTTGAGGCATACATGAACCAAGATGGTCCAATGGAAATGCCTATCTACAATTTACCCTCCAAGATAATCTGCAAGGTTGTCTATGTGCAACTAAAG GCTGAAGCTGCAACGGATGAGGTGTTTGCTCAAATAACTTTgcttcccgaggtgcag CAAGATGGGCTAACGTCAAAGGATGAGGAAAATTCCCAGCCTTTACCTCGCAAAGCTTCTGCGTTATCCTTTAGTAAGAAACTCACATCATCTGACACAAGCACGCATGGTGGATTCTCAGTTCTAAAGCGACATGCTGAGGAGTGTCTTCCACCCATG GATATGTCTCAAGATCCCCCAGAGCAGAAACTTTTTGCGAAAGACTTGCATGGTTCAGAATGGTGCTTTCGTCATGTGTATCGGG GTCAACCAAAGAGGCACTTGCTTACTACTGGTTGGAGCACATTTGTTACTTCAAAAAAACTTGTTGCTGGGGATGAATTTATCTTCCTtag AGGAGAAAATGGGGAACTTCGCATTGGCGTCCGTCGTGCTTTGAAATTACAGAACAATGTATCAACTACTGTCATCTCTGCACACAGCATGCAACATGGCATTTTGGCCACTGCCTTCCATGCCATTAACACTGGAACAATGTTTACAGTCTACTACCGTCCTTG GACAAGTCCCTCTGAATTTATCATTCCTTTTGATCGATATATGAAATCAGCTGAAATCGACTTTAATGTTGGGACAAGGTTCAGAATGCTCTTTGAAGGAGAAGAATGTCCAGAGAAGAG GATTGAGAGATTTGAAGGCACAATCATTAGCAATGAAGATGTGGATCACATTCGATGGCCCATTTCAGAATGGAGAAATTTTAAG GTTAAATGGGATCCCACATCAGATGGATTTGAACGTCCAGAAAGAGTTTCTTCATGGAATATCGAGCCTATAGAACCTGTGAAAAGAAAGCGCATTTATCTTCAACACCCATCAAAGAGGTCGCGAGCAATGGATGCATCATTGTCTGTGTTTCCTAGGATGGTCAAGGATG GCTTATTTCATGGTCCTGTTGAGCATGCAACCCACAACCACTCTGAGGTCTTTCAAGGTCAAGAAAAGTGGGACACGGGTGTTCAGAAAATGGGTGCACTCAAAACACCACTATCACATTTGATTCCTCAGAATCCTAGTTCAAACAACAAAGCAGTGGGATTAGGGAATCAGCTGCAATTTTCAGTGCATGTCCCATTTTTCCCGTGTCCCAGTGGTACTGTATTATTTCCTGGTGGAAACATAGAAAGGTTGGGTCTCCCTAATTGCTATTGCCCTGTCCTCAGCTCTTATGGAGATCCCGAAAACACCACAAGAAGCAGAAACCtgtcagtcccaagagccaacTCTTACAATTCTGGGCTTCAGGACTTGGGAACTTCAGAACTGAAGGATGCAAATGAAGTTCAAAATGCACCACCAAATGGTGGCGGCAGGTACATGCTTTTCGGAGTCGATTTAGTTAAAAGTCCACAGGAGCTCCCTTCACCACAAGTTGCCACATATAGTGACCATGAAAGCCTTTATTCTGTTCCCCCAATGTCCCAGTCCAGCGTTTCAGAACCATCCAAGAGTATATCTGGCGTTAACTCAGAAAATCAATGCAAGAATTGTTGTTCTGCAACCAATCAGTATTGCACGAAG GTCCTCAAATATGGAGCTGCTGGAAGATCAGTTGACCTGAGTCGATTTGATGGATATAATGATCTCATTTGCGAACTTGATCAGATGTTTGAGTTCAAAGGAAGCTTAATTGATGGGAGTAGTGGGTGGCAGGTAACATACACTGATAATGAAGGGGACATGATGCTGATTGGAGATTATCCATGGCA GGAATTCCAATGCATGGTCCGAAGGATGTTCATCTGCACAAAGGAAGAGATTGGCAAGCTGAATCCTAACTCACCGAGTGAAGTGTCGCTGTGA